One segment of Bacteroidota bacterium DNA contains the following:
- a CDS encoding restriction endonuclease subunit S, with translation MDDSVIYKQITVKMNGKGVILRQEIIGSKIKTKSQFLASKGNFIMSKIDARNGAFGIVPAELNGAIVTQDFPLFKVNSEVMLPQFLNIVIQSPQFIKICQTTSVGTSNRRRLKVDKFLKSRIPLPNIEEQSKFLERINAINQN, from the coding sequence TTGGATGATTCAGTAATTTATAAACAGATTACTGTAAAAATGAATGGTAAAGGTGTAATTCTTAGGCAAGAAATAATTGGTTCTAAAATCAAAACTAAAAGCCAATTTCTTGCATCAAAAGGCAACTTCATTATGTCAAAAATTGATGCGAGAAATGGGGCATTTGGAATTGTTCCTGCTGAATTGAACGGTGCTATTGTAACTCAAGACTTTCCACTTTTTAAAGTGAATTCGGAGGTTATGTTACCTCAATTTTTAAACATCGTTATACAGTCCCCACAGTTTATAAAGATTTGCCAAACAACGAGTGTAGGCACTTCCAATAGAAGAAGATTGAAGGTTGACAAATTCTTAAAATCACGAATTCCACTTCCGAATATCGAAGAACAATCTAAATTTCTTGAGAGAATAAATGCAATTAATCAAAATTGA